In the genome of Caldisphaera lagunensis DSM 15908, the window GTTTGTTGCCGCTATTATTTTAACACTATCTAATGGATCAAAACCATCAATTTCTGCTAATAGCTGAAGCATTGTTCTTTGTACTTCTCTATCCCCACTTGTGCCCATCTCAATCCTTCTTGATCCTATAGCATCTAATTCGTCTATGAAAATTATTGTAGGTTTCTTTTCCCTAGCTAATTTAAAGACTTCTCTAACAATCCTCGCCCCTTCCCCAATAAATTTATTAACAAATTGGCTTGCAACAACCCTAATAAATGTTGCCTTAACTTCACCAGCTAAAGATCTAGCAAGTAAAGTCTTTCCTGTTCCTGGAGGGCCATATAATAAAACACCTTTAGGGGGGTCAATTCCAAGAGATTTAAATAATTCAGGTTTAACTATTGGTAGGCCAACAACTTCATATATTTCCCTTATTTGATTTTGAAGCCCTCCAACATCTTTAAATGTAAATCCAGGATTATCTTCAATTTCCATTGCTTCAACAAATGGATCATAAATATTTGGTAAAACCTCAACAATAGTTGACCCTTTATTGTTTAAAGCAACTGATATTCCAGGTCTTAATTTTGTGTTATCAATATTATTACTTATCTTAACAACCAAGTTTGGACCTGTTGAACTTTTTACAATAGCCCTCCCATCATTTAAGACTTCTAAAAGCATTGCCTCAATATAAGGAGGTTCTAATAGCTTGGTCATCTCTTGCCGGTAATATTCTAAATCCCTTTCTAATGATATTTTCATTTGTGTTAAATATCTTATTCTTTCTTTTAAGTAGGAAATATCTTCTTCTTCATCTTCTTGGTTTGATCTTTTATTTGTATCGCTTAATGACAAATTAATAATCACCTATAATCTTATTGAAATTGTTACTTTTTAACCCGGTAGGCTAAGTGTTGAGAGAGCTTAAATTTTTTGATATAGAAACTCAGAGTGTCCTTCTCATCAATTTCAGCAACGTCGCCACTCATCATTGTCATTATTTTTATTAGTTAAAGAAAATAAAAACTTTCATTGTTAACCCCCCGGTTAACAATGTCATTCTTTTAAATAATTAATAATATAATTTGCTATTTCTTTAGCTAATGGAGGGGGTACTGCTTCCCCAACCATGTTATATTGCGAATCCCTACCTCCAAGAAAAACATGATAGTCTGGAAATCCCATTAATCTTGCTTGCTCTCTAACAGTTAAGAGCCTATCTTCAAATGGGTGAATAAATCTTGAGGATCCCATAATTGTAGGTGCTGGCCTATATGGATTCAATCTTATGAAATTCCTAAACCTTTTGTTCTCAGCCCCCTCAAATTCTATCATTGCCCTACCCCATTTAGCGCTTGAAACCCTTTTTCTCAACTTTTTTGTTAGAGGTTGTGGTTCTTCATGATTTGGAGGATAATATGTACCTGGATTTGGGAGATCTTTTAATGCCTCCTCAACGCTTATTATTTTCTGCTTTTTTAAATTAAGGTAAAGATTAGAAACAAAAACACGAGTTCTTATACTAGGCAC includes:
- a CDS encoding proteasome-activating nucleotidase, which codes for MSLSDTNKRSNQEDEEEDISYLKERIRYLTQMKISLERDLEYYRQEMTKLLEPPYIEAMLLEVLNDGRAIVKSSTGPNLVVKISNNIDNTKLRPGISVALNNKGSTIVEVLPNIYDPFVEAMEIEDNPGFTFKDVGGLQNQIREIYEVVGLPIVKPELFKSLGIDPPKGVLLYGPPGTGKTLLARSLAGEVKATFIRVVASQFVNKFIGEGARIVREVFKLAREKKPTIIFIDELDAIGSRRIEMGTSGDREVQRTMLQLLAEIDGFDPLDSVKIIAATNRIDLLDPALLRPGRFDRIIEVPLPDKGARLEILKIHTKNMKLKDVNLDYIAQITEGLSGAELKAITTEAGFFAIREKADYVYQDHFIKAVEKVKKRLEEKKQILGIHI